In Drosophila simulans strain w501 chromosome 3R, Prin_Dsim_3.1, whole genome shotgun sequence, a single window of DNA contains:
- the LOC6728603 gene encoding probable tubulin polyglutamylase ttll-15, translated as MDASVVENAPNQKEVDGKMAKTEESEKPSNSIGLLPIMIFLAATVATAVVVEVLPHASRVFPWKSADSSADQLQPPPTYAIFGRSPTEEHLVHVVSVLHKFGYQRVGVNESWNLLWAHDYPFLSFANLKNLGQHQVVNHYPGCGYLTNKVDLCTTQLPFLPRAFRLPAEREEFLDYARENPQALFVQKHNEHRHIKVRAPADIAFGSNDSFVQEFVQRPYLVDGHKFDIGVYVVITSINPLRVYIYTGDVLFRYCPVKYHPFDAENVDKYIVGDDYLPTWEVPSLRKYYNRFGGSMRTVFEAYVRDQGKDPAQIWPQVEHIVRTTIAAKEKDIVNILRSYRTHNFFDLMRFDLFIDEDLKVFLMEANMSPNLSSAHFKPNSLLYEQVLYSVFNLVGIRPLTSTSGTLLGESSEMITADKNLATDLNKCAAHDCDKSCNKEECDLCLQCLSGSEYKMLQQAHQEHLHRVDMKRIFPKPIHDPTRFDVMAETANMSKKNAWMTRWFHNKCQFDAAWCN; from the exons ATGGATGCCAGTGTAGTGGAGAATGCTCCTAATCAAAAGGAGGTAGATGGCAAA ATGGCTAAAACGGAGGAGTCTGAAAAGCCATCGAACAGCATTGGACTGCTGCCCATTATGATATTTCTGGCGGCGACGGTGGCCACGGCCGTGGTGGTTGAGGTGCTGCCCCATGCCAGCAGAGTCTTCCCCTGGAAATCAGCAGACTCTTCAGCAGATCAACTGCAGCCACCGCCCACATATGCGATCTTTGGGCGCAGTCCCACGGAGGAGCACCTGGTGCATGTGGTCAGTGTGCTGCACAAGTTCGGCTACCAAAGAGTGGGAGTTAACGAGAGCTGGAATCTGTTGTGGGCCCACGACTATCCATTTCTTTCGTTCGCCAATCTCAAGAATCTCGGACAGCATCAGGTGGTGAACCATTACCCGGGCTGCGGTTACCTAACCAACAAGGTAGACCTGTGCACAACCCAGTTGCCCTTTCTACCGCGCGCCTTTCGATTGCCAGCGGAACGGGAGGAGTTCCTGGACTACGCCAGGGAGAATCCCCAGGCCCTGTTCGTCCAGAAGCACAACGAGCATCGGCACATTAAGGTGCGAGCTCCCGCTGACATTGCCTTCGGATCGAACGACTCCTTTGTCCAGGAATTCGTCCAGCGACCCTATCTGGTGGATGGCCACAAGTTCGACATCGGCGTCTATGTAGTCATTACCTCGATTAATCCCTTGCGAGTCTACATCTACACGGGCGACGTTCTGTTCCGGTACTGCCCCGTGAAATACCATCCCTTCGATGCCGAGAATGTGGACAAGTACATTGTGGGGGATGACTACCTGCCCACTTGGGAGGTTCCTTCGCTCCGCAAGTACTACAATCGCTTTGGGGGCAGCATGCGCACCGTTTTTGAAGCCTATGTCCGAGATCAGGGCAAGGATCCCGCCCAGATTTGGCCTCAAGTGGAGCACATAGTACGCACCACAATTGCGGCCAAGGAGAAGGACATCGTTAACATACTGCGCTCCTACAGGACTCACAACTTCTTCGATCTGATgcgatttgatttgtttattgaCGAGGATCTGAAAGTTTTTCTCATGGAGGCCAACATGTCTCCCAATCTTTCTTCGGCCCATTTCAAGCCCAACTCGCTGTTGTACGAGCAAGTTCTATACAGCGTGTTTAATTTGGTTGGAATAAGGCCACTTACATCAACAAGTGGCACATT GCTTGGCGAAAGCAGCGAGATGATCACAGCCGATAAAAACCTGGCCACCGACTTGAACAAATGCGCTGCACACGATTGCGACAAGTCCTGCAACAAGGAGGAGTGCGATCTTTGCCTGCAATGCCTCAGTGGCTCGGAGTACAAGATGCTGCAGCAGGCCCATCAGGAGCACTTGCATCGCGTGGACATGAAGCGCATTTTCCCTAAGCCCATT CACGATCCAACGAGGTTCGATGTTATGGCGGAAACTGCAAACATGTCAAAGAAAAACGCCTGGATGACCCGCTGGTTCCACAACAAATGCCAATTTGATGCTGCCTGGTGCAATTAg
- the LOC6728604 gene encoding uncharacterized protein LOC6728604 isoform X1, with protein MQRRTKITADTKRIQSLKALFKKVVRIMSLNDPWRENEGDPRITSNVTRNLSTRVRTKSKSGFLTAADKSLIRTPHVIRTIAERRKLCQLFAKLTCLAGFSPKIRARLVPVVRLMPVDAGRIIIRQSDAPITVFFVLTGEVHMIKNQKNQEGEGVIVGFLGAGDMMGDVELLQGIKRTHTFRAATYCELLVLYDYDFAPILGAYMTKIWDEKKRALKALDYFDFLDDDQIVEACRYGRLKQFDPLDTIFCEDIGSMTNVHFVLSGECLILQCLNIKVSMKRGKKVYDLLPAAEGDVSKMFRKAVRSTFSSQSTHEDQSKIDILDLVASTSSSSTGEKSALNRKMRKMDLRDIEKRCGMIKSPPQKSRFTWRRSIRKSTMSVFSRSENRLISEDVFENFWEMCEDESDIESYSSGSDYTDMEFKQSFRFGPTLNNTTEIDYDGSSIFSSSLSSFSSSSGSSTTPTIESHFIDVGTITFGGIFGLGEKMENRVIMARSTVQCLILPRFFLLEKKQNPGNVWERRLLYVGVMVPSREALFAHYRKACDWKKFKNDIISETLKPSDNDNTNIEDVPIICRIVESPEDLN; from the exons ATGCAACGACGTACAAAAATCACTGCAGATACTAAAAGAATTCAATCGCTCAAGGCCTTGTTCAAAAAAGTGGTTCGCATAATGAGCCTTAATGATCCCTGGCGCGAAAACGAAGGTGACCCAAGGATAACTTCAAACGTCACGAGGAATTTATCCACCAGAGTGCGCACAAAATCCAAATCGGGGTTCCTAACTGCAGCG GACAAATCTCTGATTCGAACGCCGCACGTGATTCGTACAATTGCGGAACGAAGGAAATTATGTCAACTGTTTGCTAAGTTGACATGTTTGGCAGGCTTCAGTCCA AAAATTCGAGCTCGACTAGTTCCTGTGGTCCGTTTGATGCCCGTGGACGCTGGTCGCATTATCATAAGGCAATCGGATGCTCCTATAACCGTGTTTTTTGTACTAACAGGGGAAGTACATAtgattaaaaaccaaaaaaaccaG GAGGGAGAAGGAGTGATCGTGGGATTCCTTGGTGCCGGAGATATGATGGGTGATGTGGAGCTCTTGCAGGGCATCAAACGAACTCACACCTTCAGAGCAGCAA CCTACTGCGAACTGCTCGTCCTGTACGACTATGATTTTGCACCGATTCTTGGGGCCTACATGACCAAGATTTGGGACGAGAAGAAGCGGGCCCTCAAGGCACTGGACTACTTTGACTTTCTCGATGACGATCAG ATCGTAGAAGCTTGCCGATATGGGAGACTGAAGCAATTCGATCCACTGGATACCATATTCTGTGAGGATATAGGATCCATGACCAATGTCCACTTTGTGCTCAGTGGAGAATGTCTGATACTACAATGTCTGAATATAAAG GTTAGCATGAAAAGGGGTAAAAAGGTATATGATCTTTTGCCGGCGGCTGAAGGTGATGTGTCCAAAATGTTTAGAAAAGCCGTGAGATCCACATTTTCCTCCCAAAGTACCCACGAAGATCAGTCAAAAATTGATATTCTTGATCTTGTGGCAAGTACGAGTTCCAGTTCCACGGGAGAAAAAAGTGCTCTCAACCGCAAG ATGCGAAAAATGGATCTAAGAGATATAGAAAAAAGATGCGGCATGATCAAATCGCCGCCACAAAAATCGCGTTTCACTTGGCGCCGCTCGATTCGAAAGTCAACGATGTCCGTATTTTCTCGCAGTGAAAATAGGTTGATAAGTGAAGATGTATTTGAGAATTTTTGGGAAATGTGCGAGGATGAAAGTGATATCGAATCATATTCATCGGGCTCAGACTACACGGACATGGAGTTTAAGCAATCCTTCCGTTTCGGTCCTACCTTGAATAATACTACGGAAATCGACTACGATGGGAGTTCTATTTTTTCGTCATCGCTATCTAGTTTTTCCTCGAGCAGTGGTTCATCC ACGACACCCACCATTGAAAGCCATTTCATCGATGTGGGTACCATAACATTTGGAGGCATTTTCGGCTTGGGcgagaaaatggaaaatcgcgTGATAATGGCAAGGAGCACGGTTCAATGCCTGATACTTCCCAGATTTTTCCTGCTGGAGAAGAAACAAAATCCCGGCAATGTCTGGGAGCGCAGACTGTTGTATGTGGGCGTCATGGTTCCATCCAGAGAAGCCCTTTTCGCCCACTATCGTAAAGCTTGTGACTGGAAGAAGTTCAAAAACGATATAATTTCCGAAACCCTGAAGCCCTCCGACAATGACAACACAAACATCGAAGACGTTCCCATAATTTGCAGAATTGTAGAATCACCAGAGGATCTCAATTAG
- the LOC6728604 gene encoding uncharacterized protein LOC6728604 isoform X4: protein MQRRTKITADTKRIQSLKALFKKVVRIMSLNDPWRENEGDPRITSNVTRNLSTRVRTKSKSGFLTAADKSLIRTPHVIRTIAERRKLCQLFAKLTCLAGFSPKIRARLVPVVRLMPVDAGRIIIRQSDAPITVFFVLTGEVHMIKNQKNQEGEGVIVGFLGAGDMMGDVELLQGIKRTHTFRAATYCELLVLYDYDFAPILGAYMTKIWDEKKRALKALDYFDFLDDDQIVEACRYGRLKQFDPLDTIFCEDIGSMTNVHFVLSGECLILQCLNIKVSMKRGKKVYDLLPAAEGDVSKMFRKAVRSTFSSQSTHEDQSKIDILDLVASTSSSSTGEKSALNRKTTPTIESHFIDVGTITFGGIFGLGEKMENRVIMARSTVQCLILPRFFLLEKKQNPGNVWERRLLYVGVMVPSREALFAHYRKACDWKKFKNDIISETLKPSDNDNTNIEDVPIICRIVESPEDLN, encoded by the exons ATGCAACGACGTACAAAAATCACTGCAGATACTAAAAGAATTCAATCGCTCAAGGCCTTGTTCAAAAAAGTGGTTCGCATAATGAGCCTTAATGATCCCTGGCGCGAAAACGAAGGTGACCCAAGGATAACTTCAAACGTCACGAGGAATTTATCCACCAGAGTGCGCACAAAATCCAAATCGGGGTTCCTAACTGCAGCG GACAAATCTCTGATTCGAACGCCGCACGTGATTCGTACAATTGCGGAACGAAGGAAATTATGTCAACTGTTTGCTAAGTTGACATGTTTGGCAGGCTTCAGTCCA AAAATTCGAGCTCGACTAGTTCCTGTGGTCCGTTTGATGCCCGTGGACGCTGGTCGCATTATCATAAGGCAATCGGATGCTCCTATAACCGTGTTTTTTGTACTAACAGGGGAAGTACATAtgattaaaaaccaaaaaaaccaG GAGGGAGAAGGAGTGATCGTGGGATTCCTTGGTGCCGGAGATATGATGGGTGATGTGGAGCTCTTGCAGGGCATCAAACGAACTCACACCTTCAGAGCAGCAA CCTACTGCGAACTGCTCGTCCTGTACGACTATGATTTTGCACCGATTCTTGGGGCCTACATGACCAAGATTTGGGACGAGAAGAAGCGGGCCCTCAAGGCACTGGACTACTTTGACTTTCTCGATGACGATCAG ATCGTAGAAGCTTGCCGATATGGGAGACTGAAGCAATTCGATCCACTGGATACCATATTCTGTGAGGATATAGGATCCATGACCAATGTCCACTTTGTGCTCAGTGGAGAATGTCTGATACTACAATGTCTGAATATAAAG GTTAGCATGAAAAGGGGTAAAAAGGTATATGATCTTTTGCCGGCGGCTGAAGGTGATGTGTCCAAAATGTTTAGAAAAGCCGTGAGATCCACATTTTCCTCCCAAAGTACCCACGAAGATCAGTCAAAAATTGATATTCTTGATCTTGTGGCAAGTACGAGTTCCAGTTCCACGGGAGAAAAAAGTGCTCTCAACCGCAAG ACGACACCCACCATTGAAAGCCATTTCATCGATGTGGGTACCATAACATTTGGAGGCATTTTCGGCTTGGGcgagaaaatggaaaatcgcgTGATAATGGCAAGGAGCACGGTTCAATGCCTGATACTTCCCAGATTTTTCCTGCTGGAGAAGAAACAAAATCCCGGCAATGTCTGGGAGCGCAGACTGTTGTATGTGGGCGTCATGGTTCCATCCAGAGAAGCCCTTTTCGCCCACTATCGTAAAGCTTGTGACTGGAAGAAGTTCAAAAACGATATAATTTCCGAAACCCTGAAGCCCTCCGACAATGACAACACAAACATCGAAGACGTTCCCATAATTTGCAGAATTGTAGAATCACCAGAGGATCTCAATTAG
- the LOC6728604 gene encoding uncharacterized protein LOC6728604 isoform X5, translating into MQRRTKITADTKRIQSLKALFKKVVRIMSLNDPWRENEGDPRITSNVTRNLSTRVRTKSKSGFLTAADKSLIRTPHVIRTIAERRKLCQLFAKLTCLAGFSPKIRARLVPVVRLMPVDAGRIIIRQSDAPITVFFVLTGEVHMIKNQKNQEGEGVIVGFLGAGDMMGDVELLQGIKRTHTFRAANARHQKHQHQQYLAPAPWIPCAPIRWESPIRQFASNY; encoded by the exons ATGCAACGACGTACAAAAATCACTGCAGATACTAAAAGAATTCAATCGCTCAAGGCCTTGTTCAAAAAAGTGGTTCGCATAATGAGCCTTAATGATCCCTGGCGCGAAAACGAAGGTGACCCAAGGATAACTTCAAACGTCACGAGGAATTTATCCACCAGAGTGCGCACAAAATCCAAATCGGGGTTCCTAACTGCAGCG GACAAATCTCTGATTCGAACGCCGCACGTGATTCGTACAATTGCGGAACGAAGGAAATTATGTCAACTGTTTGCTAAGTTGACATGTTTGGCAGGCTTCAGTCCA AAAATTCGAGCTCGACTAGTTCCTGTGGTCCGTTTGATGCCCGTGGACGCTGGTCGCATTATCATAAGGCAATCGGATGCTCCTATAACCGTGTTTTTTGTACTAACAGGGGAAGTACATAtgattaaaaaccaaaaaaaccaG GAGGGAGAAGGAGTGATCGTGGGATTCCTTGGTGCCGGAGATATGATGGGTGATGTGGAGCTCTTGCAGGGCATCAAACGAACTCACACCTTCAGAGCAGCAA atgCACGCCACCAgaagcaccagcaccagcagtaCTTGGCCCCAGCTCCATGGATTCCATGTGCCCCGATTCGATGGGAGTCGCCAATTCGCCAGTTCGCCAGCAACTATTGA
- the LOC6728604 gene encoding uncharacterized protein LOC6728604 isoform X7: MQRRTKITADTKRIQSLKALFKKVVRIMSLNDPWRENEGDPRITSNVTRNLSTRVRTKSKSGFLTAADKSLIRTPHVIRTIAERRKLCQLFAKLTCLAGFSPKIRARLVPVVRLMPVDAGRIIIRQSDAPITVFFVLTGEVHMIKNQKNQEGEGVIVGFLGAGDMMGDVELLQGIKRTHTFRAAI; encoded by the exons ATGCAACGACGTACAAAAATCACTGCAGATACTAAAAGAATTCAATCGCTCAAGGCCTTGTTCAAAAAAGTGGTTCGCATAATGAGCCTTAATGATCCCTGGCGCGAAAACGAAGGTGACCCAAGGATAACTTCAAACGTCACGAGGAATTTATCCACCAGAGTGCGCACAAAATCCAAATCGGGGTTCCTAACTGCAGCG GACAAATCTCTGATTCGAACGCCGCACGTGATTCGTACAATTGCGGAACGAAGGAAATTATGTCAACTGTTTGCTAAGTTGACATGTTTGGCAGGCTTCAGTCCA AAAATTCGAGCTCGACTAGTTCCTGTGGTCCGTTTGATGCCCGTGGACGCTGGTCGCATTATCATAAGGCAATCGGATGCTCCTATAACCGTGTTTTTTGTACTAACAGGGGAAGTACATAtgattaaaaaccaaaaaaaccaG GAGGGAGAAGGAGTGATCGTGGGATTCCTTGGTGCCGGAGATATGATGGGTGATGTGGAGCTCTTGCAGGGCATCAAACGAACTCACACCTTCAGAGCAGCAA TATGA
- the LOC6728604 gene encoding uncharacterized protein LOC6728604 isoform X6: MQRRTKITADTKRIQSLKALFKKVVRIMSLNDPWRENEGDPRITSNVTRNLSTRVRTKSKSGFLTAADKSLIRTPHVIRTIAERRKLCQLFAKLTCLAGFSPKIRARLVPVVRLMPVDAGRIIIRQSDAPITVFFVLTGEVHMIKNQKNQEGEGVIVGFLGAGDMMGDVELLQGIKRTHTFRAAKLTPA; encoded by the exons ATGCAACGACGTACAAAAATCACTGCAGATACTAAAAGAATTCAATCGCTCAAGGCCTTGTTCAAAAAAGTGGTTCGCATAATGAGCCTTAATGATCCCTGGCGCGAAAACGAAGGTGACCCAAGGATAACTTCAAACGTCACGAGGAATTTATCCACCAGAGTGCGCACAAAATCCAAATCGGGGTTCCTAACTGCAGCG GACAAATCTCTGATTCGAACGCCGCACGTGATTCGTACAATTGCGGAACGAAGGAAATTATGTCAACTGTTTGCTAAGTTGACATGTTTGGCAGGCTTCAGTCCA AAAATTCGAGCTCGACTAGTTCCTGTGGTCCGTTTGATGCCCGTGGACGCTGGTCGCATTATCATAAGGCAATCGGATGCTCCTATAACCGTGTTTTTTGTACTAACAGGGGAAGTACATAtgattaaaaaccaaaaaaaccaG GAGGGAGAAGGAGTGATCGTGGGATTCCTTGGTGCCGGAGATATGATGGGTGATGTGGAGCTCTTGCAGGGCATCAAACGAACTCACACCTTCAGAGCAGCAA AGCTAACACCAGCATAG
- the LOC6728604 gene encoding uncharacterized protein LOC6728604 isoform X2, with the protein MFGRLQSSEKIRARLVPVVRLMPVDAGRIIIRQSDAPITVFFVLTGEVHMIKNQKNQEGEGVIVGFLGAGDMMGDVELLQGIKRTHTFRAATYCELLVLYDYDFAPILGAYMTKIWDEKKRALKALDYFDFLDDDQIVEACRYGRLKQFDPLDTIFCEDIGSMTNVHFVLSGECLILQCLNIKVSMKRGKKVYDLLPAAEGDVSKMFRKAVRSTFSSQSTHEDQSKIDILDLVASTSSSSTGEKSALNRKMRKMDLRDIEKRCGMIKSPPQKSRFTWRRSIRKSTMSVFSRSENRLISEDVFENFWEMCEDESDIESYSSGSDYTDMEFKQSFRFGPTLNNTTEIDYDGSSIFSSSLSSFSSSSGSSTTPTIESHFIDVGTITFGGIFGLGEKMENRVIMARSTVQCLILPRFFLLEKKQNPGNVWERRLLYVGVMVPSREALFAHYRKACDWKKFKNDIISETLKPSDNDNTNIEDVPIICRIVESPEDLN; encoded by the exons ATGTTTGGCAGGCTTCAGTCCAGTGAA AAAATTCGAGCTCGACTAGTTCCTGTGGTCCGTTTGATGCCCGTGGACGCTGGTCGCATTATCATAAGGCAATCGGATGCTCCTATAACCGTGTTTTTTGTACTAACAGGGGAAGTACATAtgattaaaaaccaaaaaaaccaG GAGGGAGAAGGAGTGATCGTGGGATTCCTTGGTGCCGGAGATATGATGGGTGATGTGGAGCTCTTGCAGGGCATCAAACGAACTCACACCTTCAGAGCAGCAA CCTACTGCGAACTGCTCGTCCTGTACGACTATGATTTTGCACCGATTCTTGGGGCCTACATGACCAAGATTTGGGACGAGAAGAAGCGGGCCCTCAAGGCACTGGACTACTTTGACTTTCTCGATGACGATCAG ATCGTAGAAGCTTGCCGATATGGGAGACTGAAGCAATTCGATCCACTGGATACCATATTCTGTGAGGATATAGGATCCATGACCAATGTCCACTTTGTGCTCAGTGGAGAATGTCTGATACTACAATGTCTGAATATAAAG GTTAGCATGAAAAGGGGTAAAAAGGTATATGATCTTTTGCCGGCGGCTGAAGGTGATGTGTCCAAAATGTTTAGAAAAGCCGTGAGATCCACATTTTCCTCCCAAAGTACCCACGAAGATCAGTCAAAAATTGATATTCTTGATCTTGTGGCAAGTACGAGTTCCAGTTCCACGGGAGAAAAAAGTGCTCTCAACCGCAAG ATGCGAAAAATGGATCTAAGAGATATAGAAAAAAGATGCGGCATGATCAAATCGCCGCCACAAAAATCGCGTTTCACTTGGCGCCGCTCGATTCGAAAGTCAACGATGTCCGTATTTTCTCGCAGTGAAAATAGGTTGATAAGTGAAGATGTATTTGAGAATTTTTGGGAAATGTGCGAGGATGAAAGTGATATCGAATCATATTCATCGGGCTCAGACTACACGGACATGGAGTTTAAGCAATCCTTCCGTTTCGGTCCTACCTTGAATAATACTACGGAAATCGACTACGATGGGAGTTCTATTTTTTCGTCATCGCTATCTAGTTTTTCCTCGAGCAGTGGTTCATCC ACGACACCCACCATTGAAAGCCATTTCATCGATGTGGGTACCATAACATTTGGAGGCATTTTCGGCTTGGGcgagaaaatggaaaatcgcgTGATAATGGCAAGGAGCACGGTTCAATGCCTGATACTTCCCAGATTTTTCCTGCTGGAGAAGAAACAAAATCCCGGCAATGTCTGGGAGCGCAGACTGTTGTATGTGGGCGTCATGGTTCCATCCAGAGAAGCCCTTTTCGCCCACTATCGTAAAGCTTGTGACTGGAAGAAGTTCAAAAACGATATAATTTCCGAAACCCTGAAGCCCTCCGACAATGACAACACAAACATCGAAGACGTTCCCATAATTTGCAGAATTGTAGAATCACCAGAGGATCTCAATTAG
- the LOC6728604 gene encoding uncharacterized protein LOC6728604 isoform X3, with protein MPVDAGRIIIRQSDAPITVFFVLTGEVHMIKNQKNQEGEGVIVGFLGAGDMMGDVELLQGIKRTHTFRAATYCELLVLYDYDFAPILGAYMTKIWDEKKRALKALDYFDFLDDDQIVEACRYGRLKQFDPLDTIFCEDIGSMTNVHFVLSGECLILQCLNIKVSMKRGKKVYDLLPAAEGDVSKMFRKAVRSTFSSQSTHEDQSKIDILDLVASTSSSSTGEKSALNRKMRKMDLRDIEKRCGMIKSPPQKSRFTWRRSIRKSTMSVFSRSENRLISEDVFENFWEMCEDESDIESYSSGSDYTDMEFKQSFRFGPTLNNTTEIDYDGSSIFSSSLSSFSSSSGSSTTPTIESHFIDVGTITFGGIFGLGEKMENRVIMARSTVQCLILPRFFLLEKKQNPGNVWERRLLYVGVMVPSREALFAHYRKACDWKKFKNDIISETLKPSDNDNTNIEDVPIICRIVESPEDLN; from the exons ATGCCCGTGGACGCTGGTCGCATTATCATAAGGCAATCGGATGCTCCTATAACCGTGTTTTTTGTACTAACAGGGGAAGTACATAtgattaaaaaccaaaaaaaccaG GAGGGAGAAGGAGTGATCGTGGGATTCCTTGGTGCCGGAGATATGATGGGTGATGTGGAGCTCTTGCAGGGCATCAAACGAACTCACACCTTCAGAGCAGCAA CCTACTGCGAACTGCTCGTCCTGTACGACTATGATTTTGCACCGATTCTTGGGGCCTACATGACCAAGATTTGGGACGAGAAGAAGCGGGCCCTCAAGGCACTGGACTACTTTGACTTTCTCGATGACGATCAG ATCGTAGAAGCTTGCCGATATGGGAGACTGAAGCAATTCGATCCACTGGATACCATATTCTGTGAGGATATAGGATCCATGACCAATGTCCACTTTGTGCTCAGTGGAGAATGTCTGATACTACAATGTCTGAATATAAAG GTTAGCATGAAAAGGGGTAAAAAGGTATATGATCTTTTGCCGGCGGCTGAAGGTGATGTGTCCAAAATGTTTAGAAAAGCCGTGAGATCCACATTTTCCTCCCAAAGTACCCACGAAGATCAGTCAAAAATTGATATTCTTGATCTTGTGGCAAGTACGAGTTCCAGTTCCACGGGAGAAAAAAGTGCTCTCAACCGCAAG ATGCGAAAAATGGATCTAAGAGATATAGAAAAAAGATGCGGCATGATCAAATCGCCGCCACAAAAATCGCGTTTCACTTGGCGCCGCTCGATTCGAAAGTCAACGATGTCCGTATTTTCTCGCAGTGAAAATAGGTTGATAAGTGAAGATGTATTTGAGAATTTTTGGGAAATGTGCGAGGATGAAAGTGATATCGAATCATATTCATCGGGCTCAGACTACACGGACATGGAGTTTAAGCAATCCTTCCGTTTCGGTCCTACCTTGAATAATACTACGGAAATCGACTACGATGGGAGTTCTATTTTTTCGTCATCGCTATCTAGTTTTTCCTCGAGCAGTGGTTCATCC ACGACACCCACCATTGAAAGCCATTTCATCGATGTGGGTACCATAACATTTGGAGGCATTTTCGGCTTGGGcgagaaaatggaaaatcgcgTGATAATGGCAAGGAGCACGGTTCAATGCCTGATACTTCCCAGATTTTTCCTGCTGGAGAAGAAACAAAATCCCGGCAATGTCTGGGAGCGCAGACTGTTGTATGTGGGCGTCATGGTTCCATCCAGAGAAGCCCTTTTCGCCCACTATCGTAAAGCTTGTGACTGGAAGAAGTTCAAAAACGATATAATTTCCGAAACCCTGAAGCCCTCCGACAATGACAACACAAACATCGAAGACGTTCCCATAATTTGCAGAATTGTAGAATCACCAGAGGATCTCAATTAG